In Accipiter gentilis chromosome 21, bAccGen1.1, whole genome shotgun sequence, one DNA window encodes the following:
- the CREG1 gene encoding protein CREG1 isoform X2, with the protein MAGLLPLCAAALLLLLLAAGGAIPPPEEAARMARFVLHHCDWGALATLSAQEGLRGRPFANIFSLSDGPPGPFSGSGVPYLYLTDMEISVQDLEINSNASLTVSLAQTPYCKKHRYDPQNPLCAHIIFCGSIVKVNDSEAGLAKKALFSRHPEMESWPKDHNWFFAKFNITNIWVLDYFGGLKIVTPEEYYSVKP; encoded by the exons ATGGCCGGGTTGCTGCCCTTGtgcgcggcggcgctgctgctgctgctgctggcggccgGCGGGGCCATCCCGCCGCCGGAGGAGGCGGCGCGCATGGCCCGCTTCGTGCTGCACCACTGCGACTGGGGCGCGCTGGCCACACTCTCCGCGCAGGAAGGGCTGCGCGGCCGCCCGTTCGCCAACATCTTCTCCCTCAGCGACGGGCCCCCCGGGCCGTTCAGCGGCAGCGGCGTCCCTTACCTCTACCTGACAGACATGGAGATCTCCGTGCAGGACCTGgag ATCAATTCAAATGCATCCTTAACTGTGTCTTTGGCACAGACTCCTTACTGCAAGAAGCACAGATATGATCCCCAGAATCCCCTCTGTGCCCACATAATCTTCTGTGGGAGTATTGTAAAG GTGAATGATTCGGAAGCAGGCTTAGCAAAAAAAGCTTTATTCAGTCGCCACCCTGAAATGGAAAGTTGGCCTAAGGATCATAACTGGTTCTTTGCCAAATTCAACATTACCAATATTTGGGTCCTGGACTACTTTGGTGGATTGAAGATTGTGACCCCAGAAGAATATTACAGCGTCAAGCCTTA G
- the CREG1 gene encoding protein CREG1 isoform X1 encodes MAGLLPLCAAALLLLLLAAGGAIPPPEEAARMARFVLHHCDWGALATLSAQEGLRGRPFANIFSLSDGPPGPFSGSGVPYLYLTDMEISVQDLEINSNASLTVSLAQTPYCKKHRYDPQNPLCAHIIFCGSIVKVNDSEAGLAKKALFSRHPEMESWPKDHNWFFAKFNITNIWVLDYFGGLKIVTPEEYYSVKP; translated from the exons ATGGCCGGGTTGCTGCCCTTGtgcgcggcggcgctgctgctgctgctgctggcggccgGCGGGGCCATCCCGCCGCCGGAGGAGGCGGCGCGCATGGCCCGCTTCGTGCTGCACCACTGCGACTGGGGCGCGCTGGCCACACTCTCCGCGCAGGAAGGGCTGCGCGGCCGCCCGTTCGCCAACATCTTCTCCCTCAGCGACGGGCCCCCCGGGCCGTTCAGCGGCAGCGGCGTCCCTTACCTCTACCTGACAGACATGGAGATCTCCGTGCAGGACCTGgag ATCAATTCAAATGCATCCTTAACTGTGTCTTTGGCACAGACTCCTTACTGCAAGAAGCACAGATATGATCCCCAGAATCCCCTCTGTGCCCACATAATCTTCTGTGGGAGTATTGTAAAG GTGAATGATTCGGAAGCAGGCTTAGCAAAAAAAGCTTTATTCAGTCGCCACCCTGAAATGGAAAGTTGGCCTAAGGATCATAACTGGTTCTTTGCCAAATTCAACATTACCAATATTTGGGTCCTGGACTACTTTGGTGGATTGAAGATTGTGACCCCAGAAGAATATTACAGCGTCAAGCCTTAG